The stretch of DNA CGATTTACCCCGGGAGGTGCAGAACCTGCTAAAGGTATCACGGATCAGGGTTATGGCCGGACATTTAAAGATAAAATCTGTTAACAAACAGCAGGGTTTCTACCGCCTGACTTTTGCTCCAGGACATGCCCTCAACGGAGAAAAGCTGGTAGCGGTGGGAGAGCGTTATCGCAATAAAGTAAAATTTAGTAACGCAGATGGTGACTTTGAGATTCGTTATAAAATACGTGAGGCCGGGCGCTCGCCCGCTGAGCAGCTGGATGAGTTGGAAAGATTTTTGAAAAAGCTGGCTGATTAAGCATTATAAGGATGCCGGCAATAGCCTGCCCAAATAACCGGCTTTGTAGCAGATGGCCCAAATTGTGTTTATAAGGACGCCGGGCCATGCTATTGTCGGGCACGTTCCTTTGCTATATAATTAAGTGTATTGTTGCCGCTCATGTATGCGGCTATTATTAAGGGAGGAGATAAATTTTGCGTAAAAATAGTATTCTTTATATGAGTTTGACGCTTTTACTGGTAGCGCTTGTTCTTGGGGGATGCGGTGGCAGTCAGGTGGTAGCTACGGTGAACGGTGAAGATATAACATCCCAGGAACTGGATGAAGAAGTAACCAAATGGAAGAATAGTCTGGCCCAACAAGGTTTTAACCTGGAAGGTGAGCAGGCAAAAGAAATTGAAGAGGTTGTATTGAATCAGCTGATTGACAGCCGTTTGGCAATGGCCGAAATTAAACGTTTGGACCTGATGCCTACGGATAAAGAAGTGGAAGAAGCGGTTCAAGGAACGAAAGAACAGTTGGGCGGTGAAGCTGAATTTAAGAAATATTTGGCAGCCTACGGAATAAACGAACCCCAACTGAGGGACGATCTTAAACAACAGCTGGCCGTTAATAAACTTGTAGAGCAAATAAGTGCAGAAGTGCCCCAGCCAACCGAGGCCGAGATAAAAGAATACTTTGACCAAAACGGTGCTCAGTATAATGACCCGGAACAGCGGCAGGTTAGTCATATTTTAATAGGCGTAGGCGATTATTCCAACGGTAAGGATCGTTCAGAAATGGATGCCAAGGTGCTGGCGCTGCAGGTAGTGGACAAGGTGGCCTCGGGTGCCGACTTTGGCGAATTAGCCAAACAGTACAGTGATGACATGGGCAGCAAAGATAACGGTGGTCAGTACCCGCCCTTTAGCAAGGGCAGCGGTTTTGCTGAAGAATTTGAAAGCGCTGCTTTTAATCTGAAGGAGAACGGCCAGTATACTAAAGAGCCTGTCAAAACGACGTTTGGTTATCATATTATTCGGCTGGACAAAATTATTCCCGCTAAAACACATACACTGGACGAAGTTAAGGACCAAATAGCTGCTAGTTTACACGATGAGAAAATTAACAAGAAAGCAAGCGAATATATGCAAGAGCTGCGTGATAAAGCAAAAATAGTAAACAATTTAGCCAAGGAGTCAGCTGCTCCGGCAAAGGAAAATCAATCGACAAAAGAATAGACATTTCTTGGTAAGGTGAAAATAAATTTGCTTTGTATTGGAAAAAAATGAATAAATGCCCCCCTTCGGTTATATACTATCATAGAAAGTTTTATCGTGATTATCCACTGGTAAAGGAGGGAAGGGCGACCCATGAAGGCAACGGGTATAGTGCGTCGCATAGATGATCTCGGTAGGGTGGTTATCCCAAAAGAAATAAGACGGACACTTAGAATCCGCGAAGGCGATCCGTTGGAGATTTTTGTTGATCGGGAAGGCGAGGTAATACTAAAAAAATATTCGCCAATCGGTGAGCTGGGTGATTTTGCTAAAGAATATGCGGATTCGCTGCATGAAGCGCTGGGACACATATCCTTAATTGCTGACCGGGATGCCATTATAGCTGTTTCCGGAGCACCTAAAAAGGAATTTTTAAATAAACCGATAAGCAATGCCATAGAAAAGGTTATGGAAGAACGTAAGGCTGTGGTTATTAATAACCCGGGAATTGATCCGCATTATGTGGATTGTATGATTATTGAGGACGGTGAATGCAAGTATACGGCGGAGGTTGTTGCGCCGATTATTTCTGAGGGAGATCCCATTGGTGCTGTAATTCTTGCCTCTCGTGAACCAAACGTGAACATGGGAGAACTGGAATTAAAACTGGCCGAAACAGCGGCGGGTTTTCTAGCCAAGCAAATGGAACAATAACGACCCTAAAGGGTCGTTTTTTTTTGTCCCGGGCGTGATTAACCGGGGAATATCCTCCGGGGTGATTTTTTATTTTGCTAAAAGGATTTTCAGTTAAGTGTCGCGTAATTGGTAAGAATAACAGTAAGGTTATCACTATTCAGGGGGTTTTTAATATTGACAACTAAGGTAATTGTGGTGGGACTTGGACCCGGCAGCCAGGACGCTCTGCCTGCGGTAAACCTGGAGGTATTAAAGTGTGCCCGGCGTCTTTTTTTGCGCACCGGGGTGCACCCCGTAGTCGATTGGCTTAAAGAACAAGGTATCGCCTTTGATACCTTTGATAAGTACTACGAGCAGGCGGATAGCTTTGACGATGTCTACCGGCGTATTGCAGAAGATGTGCTGGCTGCCGCCGGGCAGGGGACTGTGGTATACGCCGTGCCCGGCCACCCGCTGGTGGCCGAAACAGCTGTGGATATGATTATGCGTAAGGCCGAGCAGAGGGGGATATCTACAGAAGTATTACCGGCCATGAGTTTTTTGGATGAGCTATATGCAGTATTAAAAGTAGATCCGGTGCAAGGGATACAGATTATTGATGGGCTTAAATTGGACGGCTGTTTGCTGAACCCGGCGTTGGGGGTGGTGATGGTTCAGGTTTATAGCCGACTGGTAGCTTCTGATGTTAAACTATCCTTGCTGGAAATGTACCCTGCGGAGCACTTGGTGGCTATTGTCCGTGCGGCTGGTGTGCCGGGTGAACAAAGGGTTGAATATGTGCCGCTGTTTGAAATGGACCGGCTTGATTGGCTGGATCATCTCACTAGTATATATATACCGCCGATTAGCCGGGCAGCTGACAGTATGAAAGCTGACTTTCCGCTGGACCCGCTGGTGGACATTATGGGCCGGTTGCGGGGTGAGGGGGGGTGTCCGTGGGACCGGGAACAGGATCACCATACTCTGACACCCTATTTGCTTGAGGAAACTTACGAAGTGCTGGAGGCCATCCAGCAGGAAAATATGTATAATATTTGTGAAGAATTGGGAGACTTATTACTACAGATAGTGTTCCATGCTCAAATAGCTCGGGAAAACGGTTTATTTGACATTAATGATGTGGTGCGCGGCATTTGCCAAAAGATGATCCACCGTCACCCACATGTTTTTGGTAATATACAGGTTAACAATAGCGACGAAGTGCTGGCTAATTGGGAAATCATTAAGCAAGGTGAAAAGGATGGTGGTGCGAAAAAGAAGGAGTCGGTATTGGATGGGGTACCCCGTGGCTTACCAGCCATGCCACGCTCTTATAAAATACAGGCCAAGGCGGCCCGGGTGGGTTTTGACTGGCCCGATTATCGGGGGGCGCTGGATAAAGTTGATGAGGAACTGGTCGAGTGGAAGGAAGCACTGGCAAGTGGACAACGGGATAGGATTGAACTGGAGACCGGTGATATGCTATTTGCCGTAGTCAATACAGCCAGATTAACGGGCATTGACCCCGAGGTGGCTCTAACGGCCACAATTAATAAATTTATATGTAGATTTAAGTGGATGGAAAAAGAAGCCGCCGTTCAGGGATTGAATCTTGCCGACATGACTCTGGCCGAGATGGATGAGTTGTGGGAAAAAGCCAAGAATAAAGAAATATGAAGGAAAAAAATGTAGTAAAAATTAACTCCAAAGAAGGAACCTAAGGATAAATAGCGAATACGAATAGCTTAGTGACTAATTTCGTTTTTATCAGTTTAATTTCTTGAGGGGGGTATATATGAATAAGGCAGAGCTGATTGCCAGTGTAGCCGAGAAGTCCGAATTAACCAAAAAAGATGCTGAAAAGGCTGTGGGTGCGGTGCTGGCAAGTATTGAGGAAGCATTGGCCAGTGGCGATAAAGTTCAACTGGTTGGCTTCGGTACTTTTGAAATCAGGGAAAGGGCCGCCCGCAAGGGACGCAACCCGCAAACAGGCGAGGAAATTAATATCGCTGCTGCCCGTGTTCCGGTATTCAAAGCCGGGAAAGCTTTGCGCGAAACTGTTTCATAAACACTAAAATATGATTTAGAACTGAGTTGTTTTATATTGAGATTGGATAAGTTTTTAAAGGTTTCCCGGATAATTAAGAGGCGCACGTTAGCCAAAGAGGCCTGTGACCGGCAGCAGGTAAAAGTCAATGGCCGGGTGGCTAAAGCGGGAGCGGATGTGCAGCCGGAAGATGTAGTTGAAATTTCATTCGGGCAGCGACGTTTAAAAATTAAGATCATTACTGTGCGGGAAACTGTACCCGCTAAGCAGGCTGCTGATTTATATGTGATCTTAGAAGATTTGCATATGGGTAATGACTAATTACCAATCAAAATAAAGGTCCTAAGGGGCCTTTTTTTTATTTTTGTTAGATTTGGCAAACTGGAACTGGATCTGGGGTAAACTGGCTTTTCGGGCTTTGGTGCCAGGTGTTGAAAGGTTGAAAATCTTTGATTTTCAACCTTTCAACACCTGGCACCAATCAAATGGCACCAATCAAATGCCTGTTTTTTATTCTAAGGTAGTGAAAAATGTATTATCAATGAGCATTGAGGTGTTATTTATATTATAAACCCCGTTACCAGCCAAAATGGTGTTTGCATAGCTATGGTAGTATTTACAATAAATGTAAATCAAATTGAGGGGTGTTCAAATGTTTTGGATGGATCTGATACAGGTTAAGTTGAAAAGTTTTAGGGGAGTAATGCCCCGTCGCGGGGTTATCTGGTATAAACTAAGGCAGTCGGGTTGGCTGCTTTGCCGGGATGGTAATTTGCGGGCTATTTGGGGTGGGCTATGGGAACCGGTATTGTCGATAGCAGGTCATGCAGGATTGCGAGAGCTGTCTTTTGCCGGTGGGGTAAGGCCGAATGGCGCGGCCAGGTTGACAGGGGTGCTGCATTACTTTACCAGGGGGCCCAATAAGCAATCATAAAAGGCGCATATTTTAATATCATCCCGCAAAAGATAAGAAAAAATTTCGGGAGGGATGGTATTTGCGCGCAATTAAAATAGCACTGGTTGCTCTTGTTTCAGCCGGGTTGATATGGGGTTGCACTAATCAACCACAGCGAAAGCCGGTGGAACCAGTTCCGGGAGCTCCCAATCAGGAACCCACCATTAGCCTTTACATCAATGAGCAAGGCATAAAAAAGAATATTAAATTGGAAGAATATCTGGCCGGGGTGGTGGCAGCCGAGATGGAGCCTACTTGGCCGGAAAAAGCCCTGGCTGCCCAGGCGATACTGGCCCGCACCTTCACCATGGAAAATATTAAGGCGGGGCGAGTTAAGGAACTGCATGGAACGGACGCGTCTACCGACATCGAGGAGTTTCAGGCTTATGATCCCTCACGAATAAATGATAAAGTGCGCCAGGCTGTAGCTTCTACAAGGGGACAGGTAATTACCTATCGCGGCGATTATGTAAAGGGTTGGTTCTCGGCATGTGATGGAGGCATTTCCGCCACGGCACAAGAGGGGCTGGCCTATACTAAGGAGCCCACACCATATATCAAGTCCGGAGCGCGGGATGGCTGCCTGGAAATTACAGTGCCCGAGAATCAATACTGGCGTGTGGAATTACCTTTGCAACAAGTGCGGGCAGCGGTGCAGAAAATTAACGGAACAGATCCGGGAAACATAACTACCGTGGACATTGTGGAAAGGGGGCCTTCGGGAAGAGCGACCAGGATACAAGTTGGATCTGCTACGGTGGGAGCCCCGGATTTGAGACTGGCCTTAGGCAGCGATAAAGTTCGATCAACGTTGATTTCCAGTGCCCGGGTGCAGGGCAATAATTTAGTGCTGGAAGGCAAGGGGTACGGGCACGGTGTGGGACTGTGCCAGTGGGGAGCGAATAAATTGGCCTCGGAAGGTAAAACTCCCCAGGAAATCATTAAATTTTATTACCGTGATGTTGACATCCAAAAGCTTTGGGATTAAAGGAGTGATCCAATGGATCGCTTCTTTTTTTGCATAATTATGGATTAACGGCATAGATATAAAACAAGGGTTTACCGTGCCTACGGAGGTGAAAAACAATATGGATATTAAATCGGATTTTATAAACCGGATTGTCCTAACCGATCGTAAAAATTTAGTATTGGATGGTGTGGAGCAGGTAGGGAATTTCAATGAAAAAGAAATCAGCCTGGTCACCAATATGGGTTTTCTCACCTTGCGTGGTGAAGGGCTGCATATTACCCAGTTAAATTTAGAAAATGGAAATTTGGTGGTGCAAGGGCGCATTTGCGCCTTAGAATATATAGAAAATAAAACCGCCGGGGGGTTCCGGGGCAAGGGCATGCTAAACAGGATATTCAAGTAAAAGGACCCGTGTTGACAGTCCGGGCATGGAGGTAATTATCTTGGCGGAGCCGGTAACCAGTCAGTTCATGGTTTTTTTATACACCATTTTGACCGGGGCACTGGCGGGATTTTTATATGATGTTTATGCCGGTATCGGTCATGTTATAAGATTGAATAAATTGGGCACATTGCTGGGTGATTTTTTATACTGGTTTGGCGCAACTATATTGGTTTATGCTTTATTATTGCGGTATAATCAAGGCGAAGTGCGTCTTTTTGTGCTTATGGGTTTGGGTATAGGTGCGGTGTTCTATTTCCGCTTAAGCAGGCACCGGATGAGGAAGTTGGTAATAAAAACCATAGAATGGTTGATTAAATTAATTAATTGGTTGGTAATAATTCTACTGTTTCCCATTCGCATATTATATATTATTTTAACTTTTCCCTTTAAAGTTTTCAGTTTAGCGTTTGGTAAAATACGTTGCATAGCCATTAATATCCTGAAGCGCCTGGTACCTGCGCCCATCAAGTCTTTATATCACCGGTGGGGAAAATGGTATTCCAGGGTTATTAATAAACTAAAGCGGCATAAGTAAGGCAGCGGAAAGAATTTCACCGGTTAATATGTCATGACTTATATCATATCATTTTGACGACTTCATTTATCTGTTATATGTATTAATTGAAAAAAGTTTAATAAAGTTAAAGCCTGACCCTCAATTGAGGGTCTTTTTAAATAGCTCGATTACCCGAAAGCGATATTTAATGTTGGGTTCTCTACTTTTTGAGGTTTTATTTTCAGG from Desulfoscipio gibsoniae DSM 7213 encodes:
- a CDS encoding peptidylprolyl isomerase, which encodes MRKNSILYMSLTLLLVALVLGGCGGSQVVATVNGEDITSQELDEEVTKWKNSLAQQGFNLEGEQAKEIEEVVLNQLIDSRLAMAEIKRLDLMPTDKEVEEAVQGTKEQLGGEAEFKKYLAAYGINEPQLRDDLKQQLAVNKLVEQISAEVPQPTEAEIKEYFDQNGAQYNDPEQRQVSHILIGVGDYSNGKDRSEMDAKVLALQVVDKVASGADFGELAKQYSDDMGSKDNGGQYPPFSKGSGFAEEFESAAFNLKENGQYTKEPVKTTFGYHIIRLDKIIPAKTHTLDEVKDQIAASLHDEKINKKASEYMQELRDKAKIVNNLAKESAAPAKENQSTKE
- the spoVT gene encoding stage V sporulation protein T, translated to MKATGIVRRIDDLGRVVIPKEIRRTLRIREGDPLEIFVDREGEVILKKYSPIGELGDFAKEYADSLHEALGHISLIADRDAIIAVSGAPKKEFLNKPISNAIEKVMEERKAVVINNPGIDPHYVDCMIIEDGECKYTAEVVAPIISEGDPIGAVILASREPNVNMGELELKLAETAAGFLAKQMEQ
- the mazG gene encoding nucleoside triphosphate pyrophosphohydrolase translates to MTTKVIVVGLGPGSQDALPAVNLEVLKCARRLFLRTGVHPVVDWLKEQGIAFDTFDKYYEQADSFDDVYRRIAEDVLAAAGQGTVVYAVPGHPLVAETAVDMIMRKAEQRGISTEVLPAMSFLDELYAVLKVDPVQGIQIIDGLKLDGCLLNPALGVVMVQVYSRLVASDVKLSLLEMYPAEHLVAIVRAAGVPGEQRVEYVPLFEMDRLDWLDHLTSIYIPPISRAADSMKADFPLDPLVDIMGRLRGEGGCPWDREQDHHTLTPYLLEETYEVLEAIQQENMYNICEELGDLLLQIVFHAQIARENGLFDINDVVRGICQKMIHRHPHVFGNIQVNNSDEVLANWEIIKQGEKDGGAKKKESVLDGVPRGLPAMPRSYKIQAKAARVGFDWPDYRGALDKVDEELVEWKEALASGQRDRIELETGDMLFAVVNTARLTGIDPEVALTATINKFICRFKWMEKEAAVQGLNLADMTLAEMDELWEKAKNKEI
- a CDS encoding HU family DNA-binding protein, whose amino-acid sequence is MNKAELIASVAEKSELTKKDAEKAVGAVLASIEEALASGDKVQLVGFGTFEIRERAARKGRNPQTGEEINIAAARVPVFKAGKALRETVS
- a CDS encoding RNA-binding S4 domain-containing protein, whose translation is MRLDKFLKVSRIIKRRTLAKEACDRQQVKVNGRVAKAGADVQPEDVVEISFGQRRLKIKIITVRETVPAKQAADLYVILEDLHMGND
- a CDS encoding SpoIID/LytB domain-containing protein, which produces MRAIKIALVALVSAGLIWGCTNQPQRKPVEPVPGAPNQEPTISLYINEQGIKKNIKLEEYLAGVVAAEMEPTWPEKALAAQAILARTFTMENIKAGRVKELHGTDASTDIEEFQAYDPSRINDKVRQAVASTRGQVITYRGDYVKGWFSACDGGISATAQEGLAYTKEPTPYIKSGARDGCLEITVPENQYWRVELPLQQVRAAVQKINGTDPGNITTVDIVERGPSGRATRIQVGSATVGAPDLRLALGSDKVRSTLISSARVQGNNLVLEGKGYGHGVGLCQWGANKLASEGKTPQEIIKFYYRDVDIQKLWD
- the yabP gene encoding sporulation protein YabP; this encodes MDIKSDFINRIVLTDRKNLVLDGVEQVGNFNEKEISLVTNMGFLTLRGEGLHITQLNLENGNLVVQGRICALEYIENKTAGGFRGKGMLNRIFK
- the yabQ gene encoding spore cortex biosynthesis protein YabQ; the protein is MAEPVTSQFMVFLYTILTGALAGFLYDVYAGIGHVIRLNKLGTLLGDFLYWFGATILVYALLLRYNQGEVRLFVLMGLGIGAVFYFRLSRHRMRKLVIKTIEWLIKLINWLVIILLFPIRILYIILTFPFKVFSLAFGKIRCIAINILKRLVPAPIKSLYHRWGKWYSRVINKLKRHK